From the genome of Oryza glaberrima chromosome 1, OglaRS2, whole genome shotgun sequence:
CCTGCTGTATCACATTCTTCGGTGGCTGAATCACATGCCTCTTACACATACACCTGGCAATCTAGTGTTGCTACCATTGCCGCCACTGGGCGAAATGCTACACCTGATCGATGGGCTGCACCTGCACGCACTACTAATTCCTTTAACGCTGCCCCATCAAATTCAAACCATGTGACGTATCCTAACCAGAATGCTTACAGTAACCACAGCACACAAGCTACTACATACAATTCTTATGGTTCAGCTCCAGTCTCGTCCCACTCCCTTCACCCAGGGCAGGGACTGGACCGAAATGGCTACACTCACGCAGCGGAGTACCAAACGACAACGGCGCGAGACGCCCTACGGCGGAACTCGCGGTCTCCTGAGCTTGGTGCTGGTGCTGTGTATGGTAGTAGCTCACAAGGCTATGTTCCCGAGCCCTCAAGGCAGTGGAACTACGGGCAGCAGAGCTACAATCCTGAGCCTTCTTCTAGGCAGTGGAGTTCTGGGCAACAAAGCTACAACACTGTCACTGCTGAGCCTTCCAGGCAGTGGAGCTCCGGGCAGCAGAGCTACAGCAACCCAGCTGAGCCTTCAAGGCAGTGGAGTTCATCAGCACATGCACAACCAAGCTACAACCCTGAGCCTTCAAGACCCTGGAATTCAGGTCATCAGAGTCAAAACCCTGAGGCATCGAGGCAATGGAGTCATCATCATGGAAAGCAAGAACGTTATAATCCGACAGATGGTAGAAATTCTTATGATCAACATTGGAGGAGATGATGAGGGTCACCATTGTATATTAGCTGATTCTTGAGGTGGTTCTCCgggcttttttttcccttttttttttctttttgatggGAAGCTTTGTGATTCGTTTACTTTGGGCCTTGTGATTGGCACAGAGGCCATTGAGAAAGCTATACATCATGTACCAAATGTAGTTGGAGTGGGGGAAACAAAAAAcgagaaaactaaaaaaaaagaagagaggatgCATCAGCTGAATTGCTGAATCCATTGATGGATAAAAAGTTTCACTTCATATTTCATTTGTGAttcgttttcttctttttttttccctctaaaCCTTCTAATCAGTAGTCATGTAGTGACCACTCACCACCGCCTTTGTGCTCTCTTGGCATGCAGGTGGCACTGAGATGCGTATTGCGTTTTGTTGCTGTTTCTCGTCAGGTCGGCgttctctgaactctgaagaggAGTCTCGATGAAGCCGTGAATACGTACGTATGCTTACGATTTACGAATTGTGGTATAGACGATAAACGTCGCAATCTAGCACATCTTTTGGTGGAGCAAACGAATCTGAAGTCGATATGTGACATTGTCGTTTGCATTTTCTGTGCAGGTGGTGAAAATGAATGAATCTTGTTATATTTCCCTATTTGGCGGTAGCCCTTTTAAGTTGTGTTGAAAAAGGAAGCGTGAAAAGTGCTAGCCAGAACCAACAGTTTGGTCGCAGGGAGGTTTATGTCCAAATCGTGTAACACAAATGTTGCACAGTAACCtaaatttcttttttctaataaaaatcGATAGTGAAATAATCCATTAGTACAAATATAAGATTTCAAGTGGACTCTAGGATACTACTAGCTCTATTATTTACATGGATAAAAAGGAACTATTTTTGTATAAATCCTTTTTTAATTGACCATCTGAACGAAGTCAATTTTAAAAACTATTAGCTGTATATTATTGTGAACCCCAGTgtcattttcagttttcaaaGGAAGTCCAAAATTAATCGGGGTAAACGTGTGTGACAGCGTGCGTGCGTGTATGCATGTGTTGGAAATGGTCTCCGAACGTGCTTGGACGGTGAGCGCGTGTGTGTGCCTGATGCGCAGTCAGACACGCATCCCAGGTCGGCGCCTTCCCTCCAAtttcatacttcctccgtttctaaggccgagtttaattccaaaatttttctttaaactttaaacttttccatcacatgaaaactttcctacacacacaaactttcaactttttcgttgcatcgttctaatttcaattaaacttttaattttaatgtaaactaaacacaccctaaatatttgacgcgattgattttttaacacatgtttgatcgttcgtcttattgaaaatattttgtgagatatataaaactatatgtatacaatcaaataatagaaaagaattaataattacttatctttttaaataaaatgaacgaTCAACgtgttaaaaaaaagatcaacgAAAAGAGGAAGTTatttttccctcttttctttctttttctcccgcGAAAACGTcgcgagaaaaagaaaaaaagaaccaaaTAAAAACGgaagccgcagcagcagcagcatatcCTTTTCTGCTCCGCgatggccatggcggccgcggcgaggcacCAACGCCACCCGCTCTCGCGctgcggcgaggggcggcggtggcggcgcggggaggtgcggtgctcgtcgccggcgcaggAGTttgcggcgctggcggcggtgttccggcggcGGCTAGTGGTGggcgccacgacggcggccgcggcggccgtcgggGCGAACTTCGGCGGGGTGACCAGCTTCCTGCTGGGGCTGTCCCCGCAGCTCGGCCGCTCGCTCCGCCTCGACGTGCTCTACCCCGTCGGCGGTTTCAACCGATGCCTCGACTCCGACAATGGATTCGGTaattacacacacacatatattacCAATCTCgctttctcttcttccccttgtTAGGTTTGGCAATTGGCGTAGCATTTGCTTCTTCCAAAAATATTGGGGGTTGTCTCTCTCGATCTCCAATCGTGCGCaattgcttgttcttcgatttgttCGTTCTGTGTGGCTCGGTTGACTTCAATTACTCCTCAAATTGTCTccgcaaaagaaaaatagagaacACGTTGAGCCGTCATCAtctgttgctatattttaagactccattttcttattttttttaataaaaagtttGAAGTTGTGAATGCAACAGTAGTAGAGCCACACCCATGCATTTTGGGGACAAAATTCACGCCAAGAGTCTGTAAATGGTAGGTACTATGCGATAAATTTTAATGAGTTGGTGTATGTTTAGAATTCTTGATAGTTAAATTTCAGGAGACTAAGAGCTTGGTTTCGCGAAAAGCTGAGAATTTTACTGGTAAGGTATGCTCGGTTGATGGTGATGCCCACCATAAAACCAATGAAAAAGAACTCTAGGTCTCCCTTCGCGTGGCTGTTGTTATCAAGCTCAACTTTGTGCCCCACCATAGAAGCACTGAAATACAGATGTGAAGCAGGGTTCACACTTCTCTCTCTTTGTGAGTGGTTGGGGCATCAGGGGCTCGGAAAAATTacgaaaattttgaaaaaaaaatcatttaaatttgaattcaaatatgtaTTGCTTAGGATTACTAGGTTCCTTTTAAATTTTTAGGCCTTTTGTTTCACTGCATAATGGAAGTAACAATTTTTGACAAATTACAAGCAAAATTGGGAAATTTTCCTCTAATTAGACCTCATGGTGCTTTCCTTGTTCCAATTCTCCCAGTCACATGCAATTTATTCATAATGCCATGACTAAGGAAAAATGGTATGTTTACTGCTTATATAGTTATATGTTCCTATTTTCAAGCTGAACTTAGTCTAGTGTACAGTACTGAAAGCACAAGTGGCTACAAAATTGTGGTCCTTGCTGTTGCCAGTTTGCCACCTAGTGTATCTAGCCTACAAGTCATGCCCCCCCAATGGGATTGTACATGTGGATCACAGTTTATCTGGTGCTACATTCAGGACCAGAAACTGTGTGCCACCTGGACTGCATGTCATCATAATTGATGACATCTGGTGGATGATGTTCGTCTTGATGGTTTACGTTGGATTTATGTTTGGACATTTTCCAACTTGTGGACCCATTAACAAGATGTCGTACTTGGGCACTGTTTTTCTTGAAAATAAAGGTTGAAATGAAAATCATGATAATGTCTCATAGTTGCATTGGACTTAGAAGATATAGCTGTAATCGTGTAAAGGAAGGGGAAATTGCATTGGCTCACACTCTACGTATTAATTTTTGTAGCTGATATGATAACACTACGGGGAATTATTCTTGAACAATAGTTTAGCTCAACAAAGCAAGCTATGTGAAAGCATTGATGATGACTCTTGAGTCTTGACTGATCTTTGCTCATTAGGGAGTCAAGAATTAGCTGCAAGCCTGCTAATGCACAATCTGAAAATGTACCACCTTTTGCATGTTTATTAAAAGGTCATTTGCCATTATTTTTATCTGTCGCCAGTAGTGAAATAAGAGGGCTTGATTAATTGCAAACATGTCAGTGTACAAATGTGCACATTCCAAATTATGTTAAGTAATAACTTTAAGGTCTCCAAAATTTTCAGAGTTCATATATCCAGCAAGCTGGGTTGGAGATCAGACATTGCTATACAGAGGAGCGAAGAGAGCAGAACTGCAGAGATCACTAGACCCTCCCCCATTGGCAAATGGGAGGTCCCCATCACGGCCTCGGAACATCAGTGAACCTGTGGCAGCTTTTGGCCCCCCAGGATCCAGTGGGGAGCTCAATGTCAGTGTCATCGTTTCACCTGTCCCACAAGATTTCTCGTAAGTATACTTTATATGTCACTTGCAGTTTGTTTTCCTTTATCCGACATTTAAATGAATCGGTTCACAGTATACTTGAGTCCTTCTGTAAATAGTGAACATGACTCCAGCTTCATGCTATACTGCTTTACAGTAGATTTACTACCAGTACGCTGAATTTGGCATATAGCGTCTTCAgtgttggtcaaagtagtaaTCTTCAGTATTGTTATGCCATATAATGCCTAATGCCATGATTGAATTGTTTGAAACAGGATCGAGGCTTTTGGTGGCCCTAAAGATGTTGGGGAGGTGGTTCTCAGAAGGATCGCAAAGACAAAGCGGGGCGCAGATATAAACGCCACTCTTCTTGATGCTGCCCTGAGAGAAGATCCAGCGAACAATGTGAAATACTACAAGCTAGAGTTCCGAGTTGAAAGCCCTTCCTTTCGACGACGCAATGTCGCAGTGTGCTGCGCGAAGGATGGGAAACTATACACCCTGAACGCTCAGGCTCCGGAGTCGGCGTGGAAGGCGGTTCGGAAAGAGTTCCTTGCAATGGCAGATTCATTCAGCCTAGTGGCTGATGTATGATGTATAGTAGAGAGACCGTTTTTGATGAGAATTTTCTTCAGTAGTTTGTGACTTCTCAAGCAGGCAGAGGGATATGTCAATGTTAGAGCATCAGAAAAGTAACATGTTGTACTGTACCTGTAATGCTGTATCATAATGCTAGTGTCACACAATGTGCAATTTTTTTCTGGAAGCAATGCTTGGGAGATATAATCTTTATCTCAACATGTACTGGTAGCAAATTACCAACATTTTCTATCGTCCGTCTGATGAGCAGTCCAGTATGTATACTTGAGAAGCCAGTTTTGTGTAGCTGGATTGACGTCGCCAATGGCATTGACAGAGGAAGCTACACTTTGGAGATTGGCGAGGGGAGCAGACATCTCTGTGTTTggaggtgggtgttgggaacctCCGATGCACGGAAAACAAAGCGGTCATCTCatgcacgaaaaacggagcggtccattagcgcgtgattaattaagtattagctattttttttaaaaaatagatcaatatgatttttgaaaacaacttttatataaaaacttttttaaaaaaacataccgtttagcagtttgaaaaagcGTGCGCAGCAGGATTGCATCGTGGAAAAGAGTGCGCATCAGCGTGCACACCGTTTAAGTCTAGTTGCATCATGGTTTGGGGAGAATAGCGATCATGCCTGTTATTTCTGTTATCCTTTTCTCCCTCCCCTTtcctcttcttgttcttctccaTGTCGGTTTTGAAATATTTCACTTCTCTTAgggcttgttcagattgatgccatttcaaaTATGTGCATCCATATTGATTTTTTGGTAGAGTTGTTAAATATATgcatccatttagttttttgctaaactttagtaaatacataagagatcctgccaaaattttcacaatattaccaaattgccgtaaggtttattttgcctacaatctgaacatgccTTAATacaaggaaaaagtatacttcgactccctcaactatgacCCGAGTATGATCAtgacctccaaccacaaaaccaggtatgttgactcctccaactatcaaaaccaatgcaaactatatccctcggtggttttggaagcggttttcgctgacgtggcagtgttgacccggtcttcgtcccacgtatCGTCAACAtgtcgcttatgtggcattagagtaaaaaaatggtgggaccgacatgtcattcacaaaaaagtgggacccactgacatgtgggccccacatattatCCTCAGCTCTCCCCCTCTTTCATCTTTTCTAGTCCCCTCACCTTCCTCCATCACTAGAGacggggtggcggcgacggtgacagTGACGGCGcacgggggaggagctcgccggccgtccaTGCCAGGGGGAGGAGCCCGCCAGCCATCCCGCGAGCTCGCCGCCTATCTGCGCACagagggaggaggtcgccggccgTCCGCGCGCGGGCGAGGAGGTTGCTGGCCGTCCGCACgccggggaggaggtcgccggcgtcCGCGCGCGGGGGAGGTCTCCGGCCGTCCGCGCACAGAGGGAGGAGATCGCCGGCCGTCCGCGCGGGGGCGAGGAGGTTGCCGGCCGTTCGCGCGCccgggaggaggtcgccggcgttCGCGCGcaggggaggaggtcgccggcatCCGCGCGAGGGGAGAGCTGAGGATTaacacaattatttttttaactctaATGTCACGTAAGAGACACGTCGACGACACGTGGGACGAAGAGCGGGTTAACACTGCCACGTAGgagccacgtcagccaaaaccgcttccaaaaccaccgaaggatatagtttgcatcggttttgatagttggaggagtcgatatacctggttttgtggttcgaggtCAAGAATCATACTCGGGTcacagttgagggagtcaaagtatactttttcttAATACAGTGATGTGTAAGTTTTTTGCGTATTTCCTTTTGCGGAGGCCCACGAAGAAAATCAGCCCAGCACCAGCGCACCGCCACCccattttcttttattcttgATATAATGAATTATGCTTGAATTAAATAATTGGTACTAAATCGTATATTAGTTTTACCGTGGGCCGTAGAAGCTTGACGCAACGGCCCATGGATAAAGCTGAATTACGACCGCTAGATTGGGTCCAACAGGCCCATCTAAAAAAGGAGCCCACCAAATCACCACCGCCCCTTCCCTTCCGGCTCGATggccgccgcttcgccgccggcggcggcggcggaggtcgttGTATCCCTCCACTCTGTCCCAGCCAACTAATAGCGTAAGAGACAGGAGAATCGCGGCGCGGAGCGGCCTCTATAGGAGCAGGCAGCGGGCGCCTCATCGTCCTCCGATTCCATTCCGCCATGGTCGACgacccccttcttcctcctcgcctgcGGCAAGCAAGGAGGTAAGGGATCCGTCGTTCAAATCACCCCATGCGCCGTGGCAGATCTCGTGCAGGAGGGACGAACCAGCGGCGGTGCTATTGCTGCCAGTTTATCTATTTCTGAATCCGTCCATTAATTTGACTGATCCCCCCACTGCAGGATGCATATTGGGAATTCCAACTCAAACTACAAGAGCAGGGATTTGAACTGTTCTATGTGAAATTTATGCAAAAATTCGTATGGAATTCTACTGTTCCAGACAGTTTGGCATTAGCTCCGGATTGGGATTATTCATCAATTCGTTATTCCTTTCTTGTTCAATTCCTAACCAATCAATTAGTCATACTTGCTGCTTATTTTAGCAAGAAGATCACAGAGCTCCCTTGGTTTGGAGCACATGATGTTGTGGTCGGCTCCAGCAATCTCCTCGACTTCCGTGCCCGGGCTCAACGTGATCAAATAACGATGCAGCTCCTTGATGTCATCCTCCATGCCTATCAGGCACACCCTCTTCACCGAACCATAGTTGGCACTGGTAAGCAGCTTGTCATCCTTCATCATCGGATCATCCTGGAACTGGCTGCCAGGTGTCATCAATAATTTTGCCAGGGTCAAatcctaccaaaaaaaaaatcaaatgctAGTCTAATGAGATTTGAGATACCAGTTACCAGCTATTAGGACAATAGCAATCTTAATTCCAAATTAAATGCTAAACTGGAACTTGCAAGAAACCAGAGTTCAGGATGCTAGTTGATTGCCTCAGCTGGACTTAGTGGATAACACCTCTCTGCCAAGAAATTTGGGCCTAGGGTTACTGCTGTTCCTGGACCTCGTTTGTTGTTCATTGGTATCATTTTGCTATCCATGAGCAGACCTTTGGGAGCTCTTTCCCTCATCAACTGTACATATATCGAGAAAAATAGAAGCATTAGTAGTTAAATAAATGTTCAGAAATTAGAGCGAGTAATAAGGCAAAGTTTTTGcctttgttctaaaaaaaactttgctGACTACCTCCCTGACGATTCCCATGTGCTTGCCGACGCATGGCATGGACGAGGCGGCAAACACGGCCACGGCGATCTTGTCCAGGAACCTCTCCATTGCGAGCGCAATGCTTAGGCCGCCGAAGCTGTGCCCTACGAGGATCAGCCTCTCACCCGCAGGAGCCACAGCCACTGCGTCGAGGAGCGGTCGCGACTAGTCCTCGAAAGAGTGCACCTCGTCGATGCGTGCCGGGTGCACGCCGGACGCAGCGAGGTCGAGTGCCGTAACATGGTGCCCCTCAGAGCGGAGCATGGTGACCACCTTGTACCAGCACCATGCTCCATGGCAAAGGCCATGGACAGGGATGAAATGCTTGCtactgccaccgccgctgccttcCATTTCCTGTAAGTGTCTTGGTTGTAGTGTGTCTCTCTTTGAGTTTCTGATATATTTATACAGAAGTTGCTACGGATTGATTGCcattatcaaatatatatatatggtagtaGCATTTACCTAAACACTGTAGTTACCATTTAGGTTGATGATCTATCACTGAGTTGGACGTGCTAGCTGTCAGCCTTCATACACTAAATTGTATGGACTTTGATCATGATCCATTTGACAGTGATCATGAATTGCTCTAGTTTGGTTAAGTACTTATTACAGGTTCTAAGACTAAACCCaacaagtttatatatgtataatgaGCTCCAGGTAGCCTCAAATTTACTTTGTAGATGTTCATCTTTTTCTGGAATTTCCCCCTCAATTTTCAaccatctcttctcttttccatgattccatctaATTCATTGTGCTGGTTCTACCTTTCATTTTGTGACTCTGGTTCCCTGAGCTCCCTCTCAATCTGTCACTCAGCCACATGCTTCCCCAGCTCTCTACCCCTCTtgactactgctgctgctgtatgCTAATTAAGAATCTATCCAAGTTCAGTTAGATCACCCTACTGTGATGTGTGATAAATCCCAATTTGGAAGTAATGGTGGACAAGGTGGTTCCCTTGGATAATTTTGAAAGGATAGTTCCTCCTTGGATGATTAATCAACCTAGAGCTAGAATCTGGACAAGGTACAGGAAATGATTGCAAATTCAAATCATGACAGTAATTTTCTGATGTGTATACGCCCATCTGTTTGTGAGGTTGGTGGAGGCGTGGAGTCTGGTTGGACCGGGGACCCTAATGGTAGCTGGCTTGGATGCCTGGGGTGGACAGGTGACCTAAACAGTAGCTGGGGTGTGAAAAAATGGTACTGTGTGCTTTACTGCTTTCTGGAGGAGATTTTGGAAAGTGCATGGGTACTGTTTGCTGCAATGCTCCCTTTGTCCCCTTCTCTTACTTCAtacttactccctctatcccaaaataactcCAACCCTATCTTCCCAAGGTGGATTTAAGAC
Proteins encoded in this window:
- the LOC127763330 gene encoding psbP domain-containing protein 7, chloroplastic, giving the protein MAMAAAARHQRHPLSRCGEGRRWRRGEVRCSSPAQEFAALAAVFRRRLVVGATTAAAAAVGANFGGVTSFLLGLSPQLGRSLRLDVLYPVGGFNRCLDSDNGFEFIYPASWVGDQTLLYRGAKRAELQRSLDPPPLANGRSPSRPRNISEPVAAFGPPGSSGELNVSVIVSPVPQDFSIEAFGGPKDVGEVVLRRIAKTKRGADINATLLDAALREDPANNVKYYKLEFRVESPSFRRRNVAVCCAKDGKLYTLNAQAPESAWKAVRKEFLAMADSFSLVADV